One region of Malania oleifera isolate guangnan ecotype guangnan chromosome 6, ASM2987363v1, whole genome shotgun sequence genomic DNA includes:
- the LOC131158165 gene encoding F-box protein GID2-like, with the protein MSPSAKQAVESGGGEDKKMKKPRVEDVEEEEEEAGKRESRFTSFNLDENLLYEVLKHVDARTLAAAACVSKLWHKTVQDERLWEIICTRHWANIGCGNDQLRFVVLALGGFRRLHSLYLWPLSKPSSSSSSSPAAWRFPGIPSKPTRLSKDEIHLSLSLFSIRYYEKMNLGNMGR; encoded by the coding sequence ATGAGTCCATCGGCGAAGCAGGCAGTGGAAAGCGGCGGTGGCGAAgataagaagatgaagaagcccaGAGTGGAAGACgtggaagaggaggaggaggaggcgggGAAGAGAGAGTCTAGGTTCACGAGCTTCAATTTGGACGAGAATCTGCTCTACGAGGTGCTGAAGCACGTGGACGCGCGGACGCTGGCCGCGGCGGCGTGCGTGAGCAAGCTGTGGCACAAGACGGTGCAGGACGAGCGTCTCTGGGAGATCATCTGCACCAGGCACTGGGCGAACATCGGCTGCGGCAACGACCAGCTCCGATTCGTGGTCCTCGCTCTCGGCGGCTTCCGCCGCCTCCACTCCCTCTACCTCTGGCCCCTCTCCAAGCCCTCTTCATCTTCGTCATCGTCGCCGGCGGCATGGCGGTTTCCGGGGATCCCGTCGAAGCCAACTCGATTGAGCAAAGATGAGATTCATCTCTCTCTGTCCCTTTTCTCTATTCGCTACTACGAAAAGATGAATCTAGGCAACATGGGCAGATGA